The Jiangella alba genome includes the window GCACCTCGGCCCCCGCGTCGTGCCGGCGACTGTGCTCGACATAGCGATCGTAGGCGGTCTCCCCGCTGACCTCACGCAGGTACCACCACACGCCCGCGGCCGCACGTCCGACGGCGCCCAGCACGGCGGTCACCGGTCACCGTCCCGGTCGCCGCGCGCCGCGGCCGCCATCAGCTCGCGTTCGGCCCGGGTCGGGATCAGCCCAGACGGCGCCACCAGCGTCGACCGCACGTACGGCGCCTCGG containing:
- a CDS encoding YbdD/YjiX family protein; this encodes MTAVLGAVGRAAAGVWWYLREVSGETAYDRYVEHSRRHDAGAEVLSRREFERRRQDDRDRSPQQRCC